A genomic segment from Aegilops tauschii subsp. strangulata cultivar AL8/78 chromosome 1, Aet v6.0, whole genome shotgun sequence encodes:
- the LOC109754522 gene encoding carbon catabolite repressor protein 4 homolog 1 → MLSVVRVHLPSEIPIVGCEITPYVLLRLPNGAISTEDVPETAAVDGHFMRYRWYRIQSDRKVAICSVHPMEQATIQCLGCLKSKIPAAKSYHCSAKCFSDAWQHHKVLHERASSALNENGAEEEELFGRFGSGSSGILSSGSGSMSNLGQSPGVNNGPVPLYPSGSDKSSGETWFEVGRSQTYTPTADDIGHVLRFECAAVDTEKKVPAGPPTSIMTSRVIPAPTPTPRRLIQVNGDVLGHLDMDSQSSSFGTFTVLSYNILADAYATSDAYSYCPTWALSWTYRRQNLMREIIGYHADIICLQEVQLNHFEDFFAPEFDKHGYQALYKKRTTEVYAGVPHAIDGCATFFRRDRFSHVKKYEVEFNKAAQSLTDAIIPPAQKRVALNRLIKDNIALIAVLEAKFGNQGTENPGKRQLLCVANTHVNVHQDLKDVKLWEVQTLLKGLEKIANSADIPMLVCGDFNSIPGSTPHGLLAIGKVDQLHPDLAIDPLGILRPVSKLTHQLPLVSAYSSFARMVGVGYDLEHQRRRMDSGTNEPLFTNCTRDFTGTVDYIFYTADSLSVESLLELLDEESLRKDTALPSPEWSSDHIALLAEFRCKPRIRR, encoded by the exons ATGCTGAGCGTGGTACGGGTGCACCTGCCGTCGGAGATCCCGATTGTGGGGTGTGAGATCACCCCGTATGTGCTGCTGCGTCTGCCCAATGGGGCCATCTCCACCGAAGACGTACCTGAGACCGCGGCTGTTGATGGTCACTTCATGCGATACAGATG GTACCGCATACAAAGCGATCGGAAAGTTGCTATCTGCAGTGTACAtccaatggagcaagcaacaatcCAGTGTCTAGGTTGTCTCAAGTCAAAAATACCTGCTGCTAAGAGCTACCATTGTTCTGCTAAGTGCTTCTCTGATGCGTGGCAGCACCACAAGGTTTTGCATGAGCGAGCTAGTAGTGCTTTAAATGAAAATGGAGCTGAAGAGGAGGAGCTATTTGGTAGATTTGGCAGTGGTAGTTCAGGGATTCTCAGTTCTGGGTCTGGCTCAATGTCAAATCTTGGACAGAGCCCTGGTGTTAATAATGGACCTGTTCCTTTGTATCCCTCGGGCTCTGACAAAAGCTCGGGTGAAACTTGGTTTGAAGTGGGACGCTCGCAGACATATACACCGACTGCAGATGATATTGGCCATGTTCTGAGATTTGAATGTGCAGCGGTGGATACAGAAAAGAAAGTACCAGCAGGACCTCCAACTTCAATTATGACGTCACGTGTGATTCCAGCACCAACCCCTACTCCACGCCGCCTTATCCAAGTGAATGGAGATGTTTTGGGTCACTTGGATATGGACAGCCAGAGTTCTTCTTTCGGGACATTCACAGTGCTGTCTTATAATATTCTTGCAGATGCATATGCTACAAGCGATGCATATAGCTACTGCCCAACATGGGCTCTTTCATGGACTTACCGGAGACAAAATTTGATGCGTGAAATTATTGGTTATCATGCTGACATCATATGTCTTCAGGAG GTACAATTGAACCACTTCGAGGATTTTTTTGCACCTGAGTTTGATAAACATGGATATCAGGCGCTTTACAAGAAAAGGACAACAGAG GTGTATGCTGGAGTTCCTCATGCCATTGACGGCTGTGCTACTTTCTTCCGTAGAGACAGATTTTCACACGTAAAGAAATATGAG GTCGAGTTCAATAAGGCTGCACAGTCTTTAACAGATGCGATTATTCCACCTGCACAAAAGAGGGTGGCTTTAAATCGATTGATTAAA GATAACATTGCACTGATTGCGGTCTTAGAAGCCAAATTTGGCAACCAAGGAACTGAAAACCCTGGTAAAAGACAGCTCCTTTGTGTG GCCAATACACATGTAAATGTCCACCAAGATCTCAAAGATGTCAAGCTATGGGAG GTTCAAACACTTTTGAAAGGATTGGAAAAGATAGCTAACAGTGCGGACATTCCAATGTTGGTCTGTGGGGATTTCAATTCAATCCCTGGGAG TACTCCACACGGGCTTCTTGCGATAGGCAAAGTTGACCAATTGCATCCAGATCTGGCCATTGACCCCCTTGGAATTTTACGCCCTGTGAGCAAGCTGACACATCAGCTTCCTCTG GTCAGTGCATATTCTTCATTTGCAAGGATGGTAGGTGTCGGTTATGATTTGGAGCACCAGCGGAGGAGGATGGACTCAGGAACAAATGAACCACTTTTCACAAATTGCACAAGAGATTTCACTGGTACTGTTGATTACATATTTTACACAG CGGATTCGTTGTCAGTGGAGTCTTTATTGGAGCTTCTGGATGAGGAGAGCTTAAGAAAAGACACTGCTCTCCCTTCACCTGAATGGTCATCAGATCACATAGCACTCTTAGCAGAATTCCGTTGCAAGCCTAGAATCAGACGATGA